In one window of Streptomyces roseofulvus DNA:
- a CDS encoding DUF5685 family protein — protein sequence MFGIIRPCRHRLGEGLRTEWMAHLCGLCLALRGEYGQFARVATNYDGLIVSVLTEAQSERSGDWRRGAGPCPLRGMRSADVAQGEGARLAATVSLVLATAKIRDHVADGDGLVARRPVALAARRVARGWDRAGAAGGQRLGFDTAVLLDAVERQADIERSTGLGGSLLTVTEPTETATAAAFSYTAVLTGRPGNAAPLAEAGRLFGRLAHLLDAVEDLDADAASGTWNPIAVTGAGRAEVRRLCDDAVHGIRLALSDAEFVDGRLVHTLLGGELERAVDRAFDPRHRHHRHRRPEPGLRRVLPWLGERRTAADPTARTATDAACGVGAVTGAAPDGPSLASGRPPEGECRRCREWRRLCADCRLCFSCCGCADDSGPDDPLADGGSNHGGSGGDGWFGGRGGGGNSGGSQGGWGGGGNGSGGSGGSGGSGGWGGSGGSGGSGGSGGSGGCGGGSGDGCCNPCKCCCDCCD from the coding sequence GTGTTCGGAATCATCAGGCCATGCCGCCATCGCCTCGGCGAGGGCTTGCGTACCGAGTGGATGGCGCACCTCTGCGGGCTGTGCCTGGCCCTGCGCGGCGAGTACGGGCAGTTCGCGCGCGTGGCCACCAACTACGACGGCCTCATCGTCTCGGTGCTCACCGAGGCGCAGTCGGAGCGCTCCGGGGACTGGCGGCGCGGCGCCGGACCGTGCCCGCTGCGCGGGATGCGGTCGGCGGACGTGGCCCAGGGGGAGGGCGCGCGGCTCGCCGCGACCGTCTCCCTGGTGCTGGCCACGGCCAAGATACGCGACCACGTCGCCGACGGCGACGGCCTGGTGGCGCGCCGCCCGGTGGCGCTGGCGGCACGCCGGGTCGCCCGCGGCTGGGACCGCGCGGGCGCGGCCGGCGGACAACGGCTCGGCTTCGACACGGCGGTGCTGCTCGACGCGGTCGAACGCCAGGCGGACATCGAGCGGTCGACCGGCCTCGGCGGCTCGCTGCTCACGGTGACCGAGCCCACCGAGACGGCGACGGCCGCCGCCTTCTCGTACACCGCCGTGCTCACCGGCCGCCCCGGCAACGCCGCACCGTTGGCGGAGGCCGGCCGGCTCTTCGGCCGCCTGGCGCATCTCCTCGACGCGGTGGAGGACCTGGACGCGGACGCGGCGTCGGGCACGTGGAACCCGATCGCGGTGACCGGCGCGGGCCGGGCCGAGGTGCGCCGGCTCTGCGACGACGCCGTCCACGGCATCCGACTCGCTCTGTCCGACGCCGAGTTCGTCGACGGCCGGCTGGTCCACACGCTGCTGGGCGGCGAGTTGGAGCGTGCCGTCGACCGCGCCTTCGACCCCCGGCACCGGCACCACAGGCACCGCCGCCCGGAGCCCGGCCTGCGGCGCGTGCTGCCCTGGCTGGGGGAGCGCCGCACGGCGGCGGACCCGACCGCGCGGACCGCCACCGACGCGGCCTGCGGAGTCGGGGCCGTCACGGGCGCGGCGCCGGACGGTCCGTCGCTGGCGTCCGGCCGGCCGCCGGAGGGCGAATGCCGGCGGTGCCGCGAGTGGCGCCGGCTGTGCGCCGACTGCCGCCTGTGCTTCAGCTGCTGCGGCTGCGCCGACGACTCCGGCCCGGACGACCCCCTCGCCGACGGCGGTTCGAACCACGGCGGCTCCGGCGGCGACGGCTGGTTCGGCGGCCGGGGTGGCGGCGGCAACTCGGGCGGCTCGCAGGGCGGTTGGGGCGGAGGCGGGAACGGCTCCGGAGGTTCCGGCGGCTCGGGGGGCTCCGGCGGCTGGGGCGGCTCGGGCGGTTCCGGTGGCTCCGGTGGTTCGGGCGGATCCGGCGGCTGCGGCGGTGGCTCGGGCGACGGCTGCTGCAACCCGTGCAAGTGCTGCTGCGACTGCTGCGACTGA
- a CDS encoding S1 family peptidase, translated as MKRTTPLRATLAAALLLTVGLGAAQAGSASAAPAPEPTAAAPAASAGLLDAMRRDLGLTAAQAEQRLRAEKTAVAVEKTARERAGAAYAGAWFDPAAGRLVVAVTDRAEEAEIRALGADTRLVRHSAAALDRAKARLDGQGAPAGVAGWHVDPKANSVVVDVVRAERHSPAVRAFLDRARAGGLVTVAETAQAPRTYAAGTVGGDPYYTGNVRCSIGFSVHGGFVTAGHCGRAGAAVRGWDGSAMGTFQGSSFPGDDYAYVSIHSGWWTVPVVLGWGTIPDQLVRGSAEAPVGASICRSGSTTHWHCGTVLAKNETVNYSQGAVYQMTKTSVCAEGGDSGGSFLSGDQAQGVTSGGWGNCSSGGQTWFQPVNEILNRYGLRLHTA; from the coding sequence GTGAAACGCACCACCCCCCTGCGCGCCACGCTCGCCGCCGCCCTTCTCCTGACGGTCGGCCTGGGCGCCGCCCAGGCCGGCTCGGCGAGCGCCGCCCCGGCCCCCGAACCCACCGCCGCGGCGCCGGCCGCCTCGGCCGGGCTGCTCGACGCGATGCGCCGCGACCTCGGGCTCACCGCGGCCCAGGCCGAGCAGCGGCTGCGGGCCGAGAAGACCGCCGTCGCGGTGGAGAAGACCGCCCGGGAACGCGCCGGCGCGGCGTACGCCGGCGCGTGGTTCGACCCGGCGGCCGGCCGGCTCGTCGTCGCGGTGACCGACCGTGCCGAGGAGGCGGAGATCCGGGCCCTGGGCGCCGACACCCGGCTGGTCCGGCACAGCGCCGCCGCCCTGGACCGCGCCAAGGCCCGCCTGGACGGGCAGGGCGCACCCGCCGGAGTGGCCGGCTGGCACGTCGACCCGAAGGCCAACAGCGTGGTCGTCGACGTCGTGCGCGCCGAGCGGCACTCCCCCGCCGTCCGTGCCTTCCTGGACCGGGCGCGGGCCGGCGGGCTCGTCACCGTCGCCGAGACGGCGCAGGCGCCCCGTACGTACGCGGCCGGCACGGTCGGCGGCGATCCCTACTACACGGGCAACGTCCGCTGCTCGATCGGCTTCTCCGTGCACGGCGGCTTCGTGACGGCCGGGCACTGCGGACGGGCCGGGGCGGCGGTGCGCGGCTGGGACGGCTCCGCGATGGGCACCTTCCAGGGCTCGTCGTTCCCGGGCGACGACTACGCGTACGTCTCGATCCACAGCGGCTGGTGGACCGTGCCGGTGGTGCTCGGCTGGGGCACGATCCCCGACCAGCTGGTACGCGGCTCGGCCGAGGCCCCGGTGGGCGCCTCGATCTGCCGCTCCGGCTCGACGACGCACTGGCACTGCGGCACGGTCCTGGCCAAGAACGAGACGGTCAACTACAGCCAGGGCGCGGTGTACCAGATGACCAAGACGAGCGTCTGCGCCGAGGGCGGCGACTCCGGCGGCTCGTTCCTCAGCGGCGACCAGGCCCAGGGCGTCACCTCCGGCGGCTGGGGCAACTGCTCCAGCGGCGGCCAGACGTGGTTCCAGCCGGTCAACGAGATCCTGAACCGCTACGGCCTCCGCCTCCACACCGCCTGA